A stretch of DNA from Hippoglossus stenolepis isolate QCI-W04-F060 chromosome 16, HSTE1.2, whole genome shotgun sequence:
TTGTTAAGGTACATATCTGGCTTTATCTAAGAATTATAAAAGCTCCACCATAAACAGatgttaatttaaatgtaagtaCAGTAGCAACCTTGTGCTGCTAATGCCCTTCCTCATTCTTTTCATTAATGTAAATAATTGAAGACATAACTTTCTTTGCCTACAGTCAGCCACTACACCGATCTGAAACTACATTTGTGAAACTACATTTCTGAACCATTCAGTTGATGCCTGGAATATTTCACATTGAAATATTGAACACACCCACAACAATTATGTTTGTATCATTAAGTTAACTCATAGTTTACACACCTAGGCCAATTGCAAATGAACTGAGCTGGGCTGTGGAAGACTGTGCATCTCTCTGCCTGGATGTGATGGAGATGACAAAGATGTTAAATGTTCCTCGTGTTTCCACCTTCGCATTTAAATGGCAACAAGTATTCTCACCATTGACCTAAATGAAGTGTTGCCCCACTTTAGAACAATTTATTTCTCTTCATCATTGTAATTTGTAAGTTAGGGCAGCGTTTCTGTGAGCAGCCCCTCCCCTTGTGTACATACTCGCATATAGACTGAGATTTTGTCTTGATTGAGAATGGCAAAAAGCATAGTAGACAATTTTCTTTATCATAAATGTTGAGATAAAATGTGCAAGGTAACATTTTATGTAGCTATAATACATATATTCTTAATTTATCAGTACTGACAAGCTCATTGATGCTACTGTCTTCCATAATTTCGCCACATGGCTCATTTCATACCTGGTGCTAGTACCCATTCCTATAGTTAACAGATTGAAAGAGAGGAATACAAATCTGGGTTAATTTCTATTGTTACTTGTAAATATTATATTCTTAAGAATATTTCATAAATCCTCagttattattacatttcatgtcTTCATTTGGTATGCTTCTAGGAAATGCACAAGCCATCCTCATCTTTTCGCATCTGCTGTTTCTAAGGTGCGTTATCCAGATAGGATCACCTTGATCCGGGGAAACCACGAGTCCCGACAAATCACCCAGGTCTACGGCTTCTACGATGAGTGCCTCCGCAAGTACGGCTCGGTCACTGTCTGGAGATACTGCACTGAGATCTTTGACTACCTGTCCCTCTCTGCTATCATTGATGGCAAGGTGAGATTCATTGTCCAGTTAAATTTAGTGACAAACATAGTTTTCAAGTGTTAAGTGTGTTAATATCTGTTTGAGTAACTTCTCATACACTGAAGTGCTGCAATATCCACTccatcatttgatttgattgaattcctctctccgtccctcAGATCTTCTGTGTGCACGGTGGCTTGTCTCCCTCCATCCAGACTCTGGACCAGATCCGGACCATTGACAGAAAACAGGAGGTGCCCCATGATGGGCCCATGTGTGACCTCCTGTGGTCAGACCCTGAAGGTACACTGGAGtcatttaagacttttaaatgcTGCATTGTTAATCGATGTATTTACAATTTTTAACACAAATGAGTTGCAAACTGTGTAGGGGTGGATTTGTAGTTTGACATACACAGGGTTTGTGTGGTCATGCAAACCTGGAAAagttgtgaaaacaaaactatttttgGGGAGATATttcaaaacgttttttttatgtcaattTTATATATGGCCTGTTTATATTTGCAATCACTTGTTAGTGTTgatcacacaacacagcagagcaCAGTAACAAGCCATGTTGTGTTGTATAGTGCGTCATGCACGCAGACACATTGTACCATCACTGTCTTTCTCCTACACCACCACTGATTTGTTGCACAGCTatcatttttaaatttacaaAAGTCTTTCCCTGATTATGATACCAAGTTGGAAGCCAATCTTTATCTGAACAATTTTCTTTGCCTGCTCTTAGACACCACAGGGTGGGGGGTGAGTCCCAGAGGGGCTGGATACTTGTTTGGAAGTGATGTGGTGGCCCAGTTCAATGCCGCCAACGACATCCACATGATCTGTCGAGCACACCAGCTGGTCATGGAGGGCTACAAATGGCACTTCAACGAGACAGTGCTCACTGTGTGGTCAGCACCCAACTACTGCTACAGGTACTTACAGTGACACTCATATTTGATTGATTCAGCGGCGTGTTCGTTAGGGGTGGTCTCATACGAGTGTGAGGCTCTAGCTATAATCAGTCACCCTGTTTGTACAACACTGTTCTGTCCTGTTTGATTGGACTTTATATCCTGCTATGGTCCAAGCTAACGCTCAGCCAGTCTGTTTACAGCAGGAGTTATCCTCAGAAATGCCTGAGTGGTAAAGGTTGTATTGAATCAA
This window harbors:
- the LOC118123127 gene encoding serine/threonine-protein phosphatase 4 catalytic subunit B is translated as MCVTMGDISDLDRQIEQLRRCELIKENEVKALCAKAREILVEESNVQRVDSPVTVCGDIHGQFYDLKELFRVGGDVPETNYLFMGDFVDRGFYSVETFLLLLALKVRYPDRITLIRGNHESRQITQVYGFYDECLRKYGSVTVWRYCTEIFDYLSLSAIIDGKIFCVHGGLSPSIQTLDQIRTIDRKQEVPHDGPMCDLLWSDPEDTTGWGVSPRGAGYLFGSDVVAQFNAANDIHMICRAHQLVMEGYKWHFNETVLTVWSAPNYCYRCGNVAAILELDEHLQREFIIFEAAPQETRGIPSKKPVADYFL